One stretch of Amycolatopsis sp. 195334CR DNA includes these proteins:
- a CDS encoding response regulator transcription factor, protein MSVVRVVLVDDQALFREALATLLAIRDDIEVVGEAGNGEEALRRVAGLEPDVVLMDLRMPVLDGVAATRRLRAEHANVQVIALTTFDDDEDVFAALRAGAVGYLLKDVSSARLVEAVLAAARGESVLQPSVAAKVVARFAQLPDADPEPRPQPLVVPLSDRELEVLRLLADGHSNREIAASVFLAEGTVKNHVTNVLAKLGARDRTQAALRARALGLL, encoded by the coding sequence ATGAGCGTGGTCCGCGTGGTGCTCGTGGACGATCAGGCGCTCTTCCGCGAAGCGCTGGCGACCCTGCTGGCCATTCGCGACGACATCGAGGTGGTCGGCGAGGCGGGCAACGGCGAGGAGGCGCTGCGCCGGGTCGCCGGACTCGAACCCGACGTCGTGCTGATGGACCTGCGCATGCCCGTGCTTGACGGGGTCGCGGCCACCCGGCGGCTGCGGGCCGAACACGCGAACGTGCAGGTCATCGCGCTGACCACGTTCGACGACGACGAGGACGTGTTCGCCGCGCTGCGGGCCGGCGCGGTCGGTTACCTGCTCAAGGACGTGTCCTCGGCGCGGCTGGTGGAGGCGGTGCTGGCCGCGGCCCGCGGGGAGTCGGTGCTGCAGCCGTCGGTCGCGGCGAAGGTGGTGGCCCGGTTCGCCCAGCTGCCCGACGCCGACCCGGAACCACGGCCGCAGCCGCTGGTCGTGCCGCTGTCGGACCGTGAGCTGGAAGTGCTGCGCCTGCTGGCCGACGGCCACAGCAACCGCGAGATCGCCGCGTCCGTGTTCCTCGCCGAGGGCACGGTGAAGAACCACGTGACCAACGTGCTCGCCAAGCTGGGCGCCCGCGACCGCACCCAGGCCGCCCTGCGTGCCCGCGCGCTCGGCCTGCTCTGA